One Verrucomicrobiota bacterium DNA window includes the following coding sequences:
- a CDS encoding tetratricopeptide repeat protein, translating into MKHSLIPKGLFVFMMIVSRSSGHDSPGHVIESLNNRMVEQGATAGLLIDRAFENQSLGNWDAVVEDCLAALEIEPDSRLAIIACTEALLQLDRLDEAESMTRYGIALDGHAQEKTPVYALLARILTRQDHHFEALEAWRAALRSPQPEIDWFLGEAESLGHLLRYKEQVDALSKARERNPSIVLHRAWIRALIDAGDFETALQEIEKGIANTRWKSSWLLLRARIHEQQKRHAEEADDARVALVEIQSRLNTDFPDPYLVKEVDRALAILNKGD; encoded by the coding sequence ATGAAGCATTCCTTGATTCCAAAGGGCTTGTTTGTATTCATGATGATTGTCTCGCGGTCCAGCGGACACGACAGTCCTGGCCATGTTATTGAGTCGCTGAACAACCGCATGGTGGAGCAAGGTGCCACTGCCGGGCTGCTAATCGACCGGGCCTTTGAAAACCAGTCGTTGGGGAACTGGGACGCGGTGGTGGAGGATTGTTTGGCGGCTCTGGAAATAGAGCCCGATTCCCGTCTTGCCATAATCGCTTGCACAGAAGCGCTCTTGCAGCTGGACAGACTGGACGAGGCGGAATCGATGACGCGGTACGGGATTGCCTTGGATGGACACGCCCAAGAAAAGACGCCTGTTTATGCTTTGCTGGCGCGTATTCTCACTCGCCAGGATCATCACTTTGAGGCGTTGGAAGCCTGGCGGGCAGCGTTGCGTTCTCCGCAGCCCGAGATCGATTGGTTTTTAGGAGAAGCTGAATCACTCGGGCATTTGTTACGTTATAAAGAACAAGTGGATGCGCTTTCCAAAGCTCGTGAAAGAAACCCCAGTATTGTTCTACACCGTGCGTGGATCCGAGCGCTGATAGACGCCGGTGATTTCGAAACCGCGCTTCAAGAAATAGAAAAGGGAATTGCCAACACCCGTTGGAAAAGTTCCTGGCTGCTTCTGCGAGCCCGTATTCATGAACAACAAAAACGCCATGCCGAAGAAGCAGATGACGCAAGGGTCGCTTTAGTTGAAATTCAAAGCAGGTTGAACACCGACTTTCCTGATCCTTATCTGGTCAAAGAAGTTGATCGGGCTCTCGCCATTTTAAATAAAGGTGACTAG
- a CDS encoding metallophosphoesterase, with protein MTHIRSFFIALAFTLNLPLWAMAGDLVRGPYLQQSTSASVVVVWRTEGESTPVLRYGDAPDALNQQIRGDAILLRVSADVNAPDNIPRLYKEPADEIASREASHDPSTTPNTYQYEAQVTGLKPGAKYYYAAYDGNQLLAGGDENHYFVTHRSIGSATDIRIWVVGDSGTGEEEQAMVHDAMRAYVNRTERAVDHYIHVGDMAYGDGTDLEFQDNFFAPYQLTLRNTVCWPALGNHEGHTSRGISGFGPYFDAYVVPTRGEVGGAPSGTEAYYSFDIDEVHFICLDSHDLDRSPDAAMAQWLRADLEQTKAKWMIAFWHHPPYTMGSHNSDREQQLIEMRENFMPILESGGVDLTLTGHSHIYERSMLMDGAYATPTTAHGVILDDGDGRIGGDGAYRKSKGLQPHQGSVSIVAGHGGAGISREGTMPVMREIILEHGSVILDIKDDTLTGTMLNKQGQIRDIFSLVKQGRVSPKRVKNPWQPINDSSLLTEIRLTFAKESIGTIPKGWKVVSGDMSDVRVIDESGKLLQAKAGQKDLFALYMPWNIFAFEYGTKLRLSGSDNKGAGLIFGFEDLQNYGRIFFDPQAGMIRVSRFVNGKETILAERKATVRSGQWLESEIEVIGGIIEVQFQNALDNDEIEFVLQGLAEFPQSPVGFYIPAKSTAEFQFFSIENNGSAR; from the coding sequence ATGACACACATTCGATCATTTTTCATCGCTTTGGCTTTCACCCTTAACCTCCCTTTGTGGGCAATGGCTGGAGATCTCGTACGTGGTCCGTATCTCCAGCAATCTACGTCAGCCTCGGTTGTCGTGGTCTGGCGGACCGAGGGAGAATCGACTCCGGTGCTACGTTATGGCGATGCGCCCGACGCCTTGAACCAGCAAATCAGAGGTGACGCCATTCTTCTCCGCGTCTCGGCCGACGTGAATGCCCCGGACAACATTCCGCGGCTCTACAAGGAACCGGCTGATGAAATAGCCTCCCGGGAAGCCAGTCACGATCCGTCGACGACTCCCAACACTTACCAATATGAGGCACAGGTAACCGGGCTTAAACCAGGCGCCAAATACTACTATGCAGCTTACGACGGCAACCAGTTGCTGGCAGGTGGAGATGAGAATCATTACTTTGTCACGCACCGCAGCATTGGTAGCGCGACCGACATACGCATCTGGGTAGTGGGAGATTCGGGTACCGGTGAGGAAGAGCAAGCCATGGTTCATGATGCCATGCGCGCTTATGTAAACCGGACTGAACGTGCGGTAGATCATTACATCCACGTAGGAGATATGGCTTATGGCGATGGCACGGACCTGGAGTTTCAGGATAACTTTTTTGCCCCTTATCAGCTAACTCTGCGCAACACCGTTTGTTGGCCTGCTTTGGGAAATCACGAAGGTCATACTTCGCGAGGTATTTCGGGATTCGGTCCTTACTTTGATGCCTACGTCGTCCCAACCCGCGGGGAAGTGGGAGGTGCTCCTTCCGGCACCGAGGCTTATTACTCCTTCGACATCGATGAAGTGCATTTCATCTGTCTGGACTCGCACGACCTCGATCGCAGCCCCGATGCCGCCATGGCTCAGTGGCTTCGCGCCGATCTGGAACAGACCAAGGCCAAATGGATGATCGCCTTCTGGCATCATCCACCTTATACCATGGGTTCGCACAACAGCGACCGCGAGCAGCAGCTCATCGAAATGCGGGAGAACTTCATGCCCATTCTGGAATCAGGTGGGGTAGATCTCACCCTCACCGGACACTCCCACATATATGAGCGCAGCATGCTCATGGACGGCGCCTACGCCACTCCGACCACAGCCCATGGTGTAATCCTTGATGACGGCGACGGACGTATCGGCGGAGACGGAGCCTATCGCAAAAGCAAAGGACTCCAGCCTCACCAAGGTTCGGTTTCCATCGTGGCCGGGCATGGTGGGGCCGGGATATCACGCGAAGGCACCATGCCGGTGATGAGGGAAATTATTTTGGAGCATGGGTCTGTTATTTTAGACATAAAAGATGACACCCTCACCGGCACTATGCTCAACAAGCAGGGACAGATTCGAGATATTTTCAGCCTGGTGAAACAAGGGAGGGTTTCTCCGAAGCGCGTAAAGAACCCCTGGCAACCCATCAACGATTCATCCTTGCTGACCGAAATCCGTTTAACCTTCGCCAAAGAGTCTATCGGCACCATTCCGAAAGGCTGGAAAGTGGTATCGGGTGATATGTCCGATGTTCGGGTCATAGACGAATCCGGAAAGCTGCTACAAGCCAAGGCCGGGCAAAAAGATCTTTTTGCTTTGTATATGCCCTGGAATATTTTTGCCTTTGAATATGGCACGAAGCTTCGGTTGTCTGGTTCGGACAATAAAGGAGCCGGACTCATCTTCGGGTTTGAGGACTTACAGAATTACGGCCGCATATTTTTCGATCCTCAGGCTGGAATGATCCGGGTGAGCCGTTTTGTTAATGGGAAAGAAACGATCCTCGCGGAACGGAAAGCCACTGTCCGTTCCGGCCAGTGGCTGGAGTCTGAAATTGAAGTGATTGGAGGGATTATCGAAGTGCAGTTTCAAAACGCACTGGATAACGACGAAATCGAATTTGTCCTCCAGGGTCTTGCCGAATTTCCTCAAAGTCCGGTTGGGTTTTACATCCCGGCCAAGAGCACTGCGGAGTTTCAATTTTTCTCGATTGAAAACAACGGTAGTGCGCGATGA
- a CDS encoding fibronectin type III domain-containing protein, with protein sequence MKHTRLFYLAFFSAASLAAHSHKDWQPAHYPEAQAHAPSPLPERIVLTWTGDPATTQAVTWRTDISIPNGVAELAIANSNGRALKPAQHDATTTPFTSDLNEAHYHTVNFTSLIPDTLYTYRVGDGLNWSEFFHFRTASAEPKPFTFIYFGDAQNELKTHWSRVFREAFRDAPRAAFTLHAGDLINQDERDAEWGEWHDAPAWVNGTVPVIATPGNHEYFRVNRGPANERFWTAKNGGSIPLNVKVEAIKNDAGKTTHHRATARGADGRTAVIVYDDDDKIVEAGEGVTAMTGYSAQELLGTDFDRPPLADRLQNEGVPTVSSHWRPQFAFPVPADVPEGLEETCYYIDYQGTRFISLDSNQQRENQIPWLRRVLENNPNQWTILTFHHPIFSPAGDRDNRELRELWKPVLDQFSVDLVLSGHDHTYARTGALAADADLSNVPAGYQQAYDPEIGTVYVVSVSGPKLYAITKGDYAVRLAEDTQLYQVIDVAGDALHYKAYTATGQLYDAFSLKKRAGKPNDLLELLPTENRRAP encoded by the coding sequence ATGAAACATACCCGATTGTTCTATCTCGCTTTCTTTTCCGCTGCATCCCTTGCCGCTCACAGTCACAAGGACTGGCAGCCGGCCCATTACCCGGAAGCTCAAGCCCATGCGCCCAGTCCGCTGCCCGAACGGATTGTCCTTACCTGGACCGGCGATCCGGCGACGACCCAGGCGGTCACGTGGCGTACGGATATCTCGATTCCGAATGGCGTCGCCGAACTTGCCATTGCCAACAGCAATGGCCGCGCTCTCAAGCCCGCTCAACACGATGCCACGACGACTCCATTCACCAGCGATCTCAATGAAGCCCATTATCACACGGTAAACTTTACCAGTCTCATTCCGGATACCTTGTACACCTACCGTGTGGGTGATGGGTTAAACTGGAGCGAGTTTTTTCATTTTCGAACTGCCAGTGCTGAACCGAAGCCCTTTACGTTTATTTACTTCGGCGATGCCCAGAACGAGCTCAAAACGCATTGGTCGCGTGTCTTTCGGGAAGCGTTTCGCGATGCACCCCGCGCAGCCTTCACCCTTCATGCCGGGGATTTGATTAATCAAGATGAGCGCGATGCGGAGTGGGGCGAATGGCACGACGCCCCTGCGTGGGTGAACGGCACCGTCCCGGTCATCGCCACACCCGGCAATCACGAATATTTCCGGGTTAACCGGGGACCGGCGAATGAACGTTTCTGGACGGCCAAAAATGGGGGTAGCATCCCGCTCAATGTCAAAGTTGAGGCAATCAAAAATGACGCTGGAAAAACAACTCACCATCGGGCCACCGCCCGCGGTGCGGATGGCCGGACGGCGGTGATCGTCTATGACGACGATGACAAGATTGTTGAGGCAGGAGAGGGAGTAACCGCCATGACCGGCTACTCCGCCCAGGAGCTACTGGGAACTGATTTTGACCGGCCTCCTTTGGCGGACCGCCTGCAGAATGAAGGAGTTCCTACGGTCAGCAGTCACTGGCGTCCTCAGTTCGCATTTCCCGTTCCGGCGGATGTGCCCGAGGGCCTTGAGGAAACCTGTTATTATATCGATTATCAAGGCACCCGCTTCATCTCGCTCGACTCGAACCAGCAGAGGGAAAACCAGATTCCCTGGTTGCGCCGGGTGCTTGAAAACAATCCGAATCAATGGACCATCCTCACTTTCCACCATCCCATCTTCTCTCCGGCCGGAGATCGGGACAACCGGGAGTTGCGCGAGCTGTGGAAGCCGGTGCTTGACCAGTTCAGCGTCGACCTGGTGCTCAGTGGGCACGACCACACCTATGCCCGCACTGGCGCTCTTGCCGCCGATGCGGATCTATCGAATGTCCCGGCCGGGTATCAGCAGGCCTACGATCCGGAGATCGGAACCGTCTACGTGGTATCCGTCAGCGGGCCTAAACTGTATGCCATCACCAAGGGCGACTATGCCGTGCGCTTGGCGGAAGACACCCAGCTATATCAGGTCATCGACGTGGCGGGGGACGCGCTTCATTACAAGGCTTACACCGCCACGGGCCAACTCTACGATGCGTTCTCCCTGAAAAAGAGAGCCGGGAAACCCAATGACCTACTCGAACTTCTTCCCACCGAAAATCGAAGAGCGCCATGA
- a CDS encoding TonB-dependent receptor: MKQTNSIFKELLTGLFGLALVGSSPDLVGQSNDGNISGTVYNEVTGRSLQGAVVRVIGTNAVDRTDQEGRFFLSGVPAGSQELSVYYVGLEQSTTTVNVSASQPQVVVVGLSSAIYDLESFIVVPQVVGQERAINQQKTAAGIINIVSEEQFGAMLDGNIGQALQRLPGLSVDEDQDGSQGAINIRGIAGEYNSIQVDGNRIPTSGGDNRAFNPRQLAADGVTNIEVIKAPTPDRDGDAIGGIVNLVTRSAFQRQGREMGLKLAGILNEQPDKWGSSARFSFSDIFSVGGGENNLGVSFTLGRYDTDRYSLNADIDWIQVTPGGDNAYLNLPDDKPVWFLESSHWEYDNRETENYSISGSIDYRIDENNSLYFRPSYTFFQRHGESFETDTDIDTRFQNRDGGRKTYAFLNETSGGGTDPNTNYDFGGSRASFGWIGTVDNDENDLYTLSTGGRHEKDDSLFTWDLFFSKNKFVDTDSTEVNMRTDRSADPNFIINYKIIDIDRGVVEWDIVNDDVMDPRDLSLMDDGELRDSFGHSNEDVIQARIDWEKTFSGDTGVWTLKTGAKFKKSDMFRDLTRDRYDMEVDDYPFASVLNDTGDEMLFGKLRYFEVDIQAAKDLLKNNPELYEFQEERFYIDSNVSDYDATEDTLAAYVMGTYEIGINSFIFGIRREEVEWSNRNKVVSFLDEEGSVMPGHQGSSYAFWLPGVHGRHELKENLILRESYNKSYGRPRLSELSRGRSEDEDGNIQDGNPDLEPAESDNFDIQLEYYTDQGGLFSIGVFYKDISNFSYDRVYEFDVIGSDGIPVEVPGGGDFEYEQPVNGTSATNKGIELIARQQLHFLPGALSGLALSGSATFSDSKANIPNRTDRDDLTLPGFSDKIYTATLDYAWSGFNLRVDWRFRGDYVEGLGSDIESDEYFAEQERIDFEISQRIRPGMFVYITGTNITDDPLVSYQGYRPFVEDTSIPGPKYTVGMEFKF, from the coding sequence GGCCTTGGTAGGCAGCTCTCCCGATCTCGTCGGCCAATCCAATGACGGCAACATTTCCGGAACGGTCTATAACGAAGTTACCGGCCGCTCTTTGCAAGGGGCTGTCGTAAGGGTAATTGGCACCAACGCGGTTGATCGCACCGACCAAGAGGGGCGCTTTTTTCTTTCCGGTGTACCTGCCGGATCGCAGGAACTCTCCGTTTATTACGTTGGATTGGAGCAATCGACTACCACGGTGAATGTCTCAGCCAGCCAACCCCAGGTAGTCGTAGTCGGACTCTCAAGCGCAATTTACGATTTAGAAAGTTTTATAGTGGTCCCGCAGGTGGTGGGACAGGAGCGGGCCATCAATCAGCAAAAAACCGCTGCCGGGATCATTAATATTGTATCTGAAGAACAATTCGGTGCCATGCTGGACGGAAACATCGGTCAGGCGTTGCAACGGCTGCCCGGCCTTAGTGTGGACGAGGATCAGGATGGTTCTCAGGGCGCTATCAACATCCGTGGGATTGCCGGCGAGTATAACTCCATCCAGGTGGACGGCAACCGGATCCCCACCTCGGGCGGCGACAATCGCGCCTTTAATCCCCGGCAGTTGGCGGCCGATGGTGTCACCAACATTGAGGTGATCAAGGCCCCGACCCCCGACCGCGATGGCGATGCCATCGGGGGCATTGTCAACCTGGTTACCCGGAGCGCCTTCCAGCGCCAAGGCAGGGAGATGGGTCTCAAACTGGCTGGTATCCTCAATGAACAGCCCGACAAATGGGGTTCTTCAGCCAGATTTTCCTTCTCCGACATTTTTAGCGTAGGAGGCGGGGAGAATAATTTGGGGGTCAGTTTCACCCTCGGCAGGTACGATACGGACCGCTATTCCCTCAATGCCGACATAGACTGGATCCAGGTCACTCCCGGCGGTGACAATGCCTACCTGAATCTACCCGACGACAAACCGGTGTGGTTTCTTGAATCCAGCCACTGGGAATACGACAACCGGGAAACCGAAAACTACTCCATTAGTGGGTCCATCGATTACCGGATCGATGAAAACAACTCCTTATATTTCCGTCCGTCCTACACCTTTTTTCAACGCCATGGAGAGAGTTTTGAAACCGACACCGACATCGACACCCGGTTTCAGAACCGGGACGGCGGCCGGAAGACCTATGCCTTCCTTAACGAAACCAGTGGAGGGGGAACCGACCCGAATACCAACTATGATTTCGGCGGCAGCCGGGCCTCCTTTGGCTGGATTGGAACGGTTGATAATGACGAAAACGACTTGTACACCCTATCGACCGGAGGCCGGCATGAGAAGGACGACAGTCTCTTCACTTGGGACTTGTTTTTCTCGAAGAATAAGTTTGTGGACACCGATAGCACCGAGGTGAATATGCGGACGGATAGAAGCGCCGATCCGAATTTCATCATCAATTATAAAATTATTGATATCGACCGGGGCGTCGTAGAGTGGGATATTGTTAACGATGACGTTATGGATCCCAGAGACCTGAGCCTGATGGACGATGGTGAACTCCGGGACAGTTTCGGCCATAGCAACGAAGATGTCATACAGGCGCGAATCGATTGGGAGAAAACCTTCTCGGGCGACACAGGCGTTTGGACTTTGAAGACGGGCGCCAAATTTAAGAAAAGCGACATGTTTAGAGACTTGACCCGGGATCGCTATGATATGGAAGTGGATGACTATCCTTTCGCTTCCGTACTCAATGATACGGGCGACGAGATGCTGTTTGGCAAACTAAGATACTTTGAGGTAGACATCCAGGCCGCCAAGGACTTGCTGAAAAACAATCCCGAGCTGTATGAATTCCAGGAGGAGAGGTTTTACATCGACAGTAATGTTTCGGATTACGACGCAACCGAAGACACCCTCGCCGCTTATGTTATGGGCACCTATGAAATAGGTATTAACAGCTTTATATTTGGTATCCGCCGGGAGGAAGTCGAATGGAGCAACAGGAACAAAGTAGTCAGTTTCCTGGATGAAGAAGGTTCCGTGATGCCTGGTCATCAAGGCAGCTCTTATGCATTCTGGTTACCGGGTGTGCACGGGCGGCATGAACTTAAGGAGAATCTCATTTTGCGTGAGAGTTACAACAAGAGTTACGGCCGGCCGCGGCTCTCCGAACTTTCCCGCGGGCGTTCGGAGGATGAGGACGGAAATATCCAGGACGGTAATCCCGATCTCGAGCCTGCCGAATCAGACAACTTCGACATTCAGCTGGAGTATTACACCGATCAGGGGGGCCTCTTTTCTATAGGCGTTTTCTACAAGGATATCTCCAATTTTTCTTATGATCGTGTCTATGAATTCGACGTAATCGGTTCGGACGGAATTCCAGTCGAGGTGCCCGGCGGTGGAGATTTTGAGTATGAACAACCGGTCAACGGGACCTCGGCGACCAACAAGGGAATCGAACTGATTGCCCGCCAGCAATTACACTTTCTGCCGGGTGCATTGAGTGGTTTGGCGCTTAGCGGCAGTGCAACCTTCAGCGATAGCAAAGCGAATATCCCCAACCGCACGGATCGTGACGATCTCACCTTGCCGGGTTTCTCTGATAAGATCTATACCGCTACGCTTGATTACGCCTGGTCTGGATTCAATTTGCGGGTAGACTGGCGCTTCCGCGGCGACTATGTAGAAGGCCTGGGAAGTGATATCGAGAGCGACGAATACTTCGCCGAACAAGAACGGATAGATTTTGAGATCTCTCAACGGATACGTCCAGGCATGTTTGTGTATATCACTGGGACCAACATTACCGATGATCCTCTGGTTTCCTATCAGGGGTATCGCCCGTTCGTGGAGGATACCAGTATACCGGGACCCAAATACACCGTCGGAATGGAGTTTAAGTTTTAA